The Chryseolinea soli genome contains a region encoding:
- a CDS encoding SIR2 family NAD-dependent protein deacylase — MKKKLVVLSGAGISAESGIPTFRDSDGLWEGHNVMDVATPEGWRKNPALVLDFYNQRRKRALEVQPNRGHEILAELENYFDVTVVTQNVDDLHERAGSSHVIHLHGSLFESRSTRDETLVYPIKGWELNLGDVCAKGSQLRPNIVWFGEMVPLMEVAADHAANADFFVVVGTSMVVYPAAGLISYVPHDALKFVVDPKLPEMGQIPSLHMIAEKASTGMEKVKQALMGLS, encoded by the coding sequence ATGAAAAAGAAATTGGTCGTGCTTAGCGGTGCTGGCATCAGCGCCGAGAGCGGCATACCCACCTTTCGCGATTCGGATGGCCTATGGGAAGGCCACAATGTGATGGACGTAGCCACGCCCGAGGGATGGCGCAAAAATCCTGCCCTGGTGCTGGACTTCTACAACCAACGCCGCAAGCGTGCCCTGGAAGTGCAACCCAACCGCGGTCACGAGATACTGGCTGAGTTGGAAAATTATTTCGACGTCACCGTGGTGACCCAGAATGTCGACGATTTGCACGAGCGCGCCGGCTCTTCGCATGTGATCCATCTTCACGGCAGCTTATTTGAATCGCGCAGCACCCGGGACGAAACGTTGGTCTATCCCATCAAAGGTTGGGAGCTCAACCTAGGTGACGTCTGCGCCAAAGGCTCCCAACTCCGCCCCAACATCGTGTGGTTTGGCGAGATGGTGCCCCTCATGGAAGTGGCTGCGGATCACGCCGCGAATGCCGATTTCTTTGTGGTGGTGGGCACGTCGATGGTGGTGTATCCGGCTGCAGGCCTGATCAGTTATGTCCCACACGATGCATTGAAGTTTGTGGTGGACCCCAAGCTTCCGGAAATGGGTCAGATCCCCAGCCTGCATATGATCGCCGAAAAAGCGAGCACGGGCATGGAAAAAGTGAAGCAAGCGTTGATGGGGTTGAGCTGA
- a CDS encoding type III pantothenate kinase, which produces MVLAFDIGNSDITIGVYKDNAWKHTWRVPSQAELPEMFYAMKVREYFLEDRIALDEVSRVVISSVVPDLTGKLVHAARTLFEKDPLVLGPAVYEKLSIKVLRPYEIGSDLVCNAFAAYTFFQRSCVVVDFGTALTFTTLSQDGEILGVSIAPGLKTAIKSLSQNTAKLFDVPLVMPASVLGRGTVHAIQAGVLVGYEGMVKHMLHRIRVELNDDSLKSVATGGLSSIIPSLKETFDHIDPNLTLNGLRLIGEVFAKK; this is translated from the coding sequence ATGGTATTAGCATTCGACATCGGTAATTCCGACATCACGATAGGGGTGTACAAGGACAACGCCTGGAAGCATACATGGCGCGTGCCCTCGCAAGCCGAACTGCCCGAAATGTTCTACGCGATGAAAGTACGCGAATATTTTCTGGAGGACAGGATCGCGTTAGACGAAGTGAGTCGCGTGGTGATCAGCAGCGTGGTGCCCGATCTAACAGGGAAGCTGGTGCATGCAGCCCGGACGTTGTTTGAAAAAGATCCCCTCGTGCTGGGACCGGCGGTGTACGAAAAGTTATCCATAAAGGTATTACGGCCTTACGAGATCGGTTCCGATTTGGTGTGCAACGCTTTTGCGGCCTATACTTTCTTTCAGCGCAGTTGTGTGGTGGTTGATTTTGGAACGGCGCTGACCTTCACCACGCTGTCGCAGGACGGGGAAATACTGGGCGTTTCGATAGCGCCGGGGTTGAAGACGGCGATCAAGTCGCTGTCACAAAATACGGCAAAGTTGTTCGATGTCCCCTTGGTCATGCCGGCGTCGGTCCTGGGGAGAGGCACCGTGCACGCTATTCAGGCGGGCGTGTTGGTGGGCTATGAAGGCATGGTAAAACATATGCTGCACCGGATACGCGTTGAGTTGAATGACGATAGTCTGAAATCTGTTGCTACGGGCGGGTTGTCGTCCATTATTCCTTCGTTGAAAGAAACATTTGATCACATCGATCCGAACCTTACCCTAAATGGGTTGAGGTTGATCGGAGAGGTGTTTGCGAAAAAATAG